The following proteins come from a genomic window of Desmospora profundinema:
- a CDS encoding amino acid ABC transporter ATP-binding protein translates to MITIRNLSKRFGELEVLKGIDLEVEKGEVLCIIGPSGSGKSTLLRCMNLLETPTSGEMTVGDKTVTFGTKKVTERQMRAVRGKTGMVFQSFNLFPHKTALENVIEGPLVVKQADKARVRERGRRLLAKVGLADKENAYPSQLSGGQQQRVAIARALAMEPEVLLFDEPTSALDPELIGEVLVTMKELAREKQTMVIVTHEMGFARDVADQVIFMDGGSIVDSGNPARIFSNPDHERTRRFLSKLLAKTP, encoded by the coding sequence ATGATCACCATTCGCAATTTATCCAAACGATTCGGGGAGTTGGAAGTGCTGAAAGGAATCGATCTGGAGGTGGAGAAGGGAGAAGTTCTCTGTATCATCGGACCCAGCGGATCGGGGAAGTCGACTCTGCTCCGTTGCATGAATCTGCTGGAAACCCCCACCTCTGGAGAAATGACGGTTGGAGATAAAACCGTCACCTTTGGTACAAAAAAGGTGACGGAACGGCAAATGCGTGCCGTTCGCGGAAAAACGGGGATGGTCTTTCAAAGCTTTAATCTCTTCCCTCACAAAACCGCGTTGGAGAACGTGATCGAAGGGCCTTTGGTGGTGAAGCAGGCGGATAAAGCCCGTGTGCGTGAACGGGGACGTCGGCTTCTTGCCAAGGTGGGACTGGCCGACAAGGAAAACGCGTATCCGTCCCAACTCTCCGGCGGCCAGCAGCAACGGGTCGCCATCGCCCGGGCCCTCGCTATGGAGCCGGAAGTGCTCCTCTTTGACGAGCCGACATCCGCCCTGGATCCGGAATTGATCGGTGAAGTGTTGGTTACCATGAAGGAGCTGGCGCGGGAAAAGCAGACGATGGTGATCGTCACCCACGAGATGGGCTTCGCCCGGGATGTGGCGGATCAGGTTATCTTCATGGACGGGGGCTCTATCGTCGATTCGGGAAATCCGGCCCGTATTTTTTCCAATCCGGACCATGAGCGAACCCGGAGGTTTCTGTCTAAATTGTTGGCGAAGACGCCCTAA